Proteins from one Thermococcus sp. M36 genomic window:
- the cobO gene encoding cob(I)yrinic acid a,c-diamide adenosyltransferase, with protein sequence MAWKEKLGLVHIYTGNGKGKTTAAFGLAVRMLGSGGRVIILQFMKAPDVYGEQKKIADCGAVIESFGLPKFVHGKPEPDDIEAAKKALERAKEVVSSGEWDLVILDEICVALGFGMLDVEEVRELIRNKAPHTELVLTGRYCPEELFELADYVTEMREVKHPYRRGILARRGVEF encoded by the coding sequence ATGGCATGGAAAGAAAAACTCGGCCTCGTCCACATATACACGGGCAACGGAAAGGGGAAGACGACGGCCGCTTTTGGCCTCGCTGTGAGGATGCTCGGCTCCGGAGGAAGGGTCATCATCCTCCAGTTCATGAAGGCCCCCGACGTCTACGGCGAGCAGAAGAAGATAGCTGACTGCGGTGCGGTCATTGAGTCCTTCGGCCTGCCCAAGTTCGTCCACGGAAAGCCCGAACCGGATGACATAGAGGCCGCTAAAAAAGCCTTGGAACGCGCTAAAGAAGTAGTCTCAAGCGGCGAATGGGATTTGGTAATACTCGACGAGATATGCGTTGCTTTGGGCTTCGGCATGCTCGATGTCGAGGAAGTCAGGGAGCTTATCCGGAACAAGGCACCCCACACCGAGCTCGTTCTGACGGGCCGCTACTGTCCGGAGGAGCTGTTTGAGCTTGCCGACTACGTCACGGAGATGAGGGAGGTAAAGCACCCCTACCGGAGGGGCATTCTCGCCAGGAGGGGCGTGGAGTTCTGA
- a CDS encoding UPF0147 family protein yields the protein MSELINQIVQVLKEQVVQDTVVPRNIRRAAEQAIEALLDESKEPAVRAADAIAILEEISEDPNMPMHTRTIIWEVLGALEQVK from the coding sequence ATGAGCGAGCTCATCAACCAGATTGTCCAGGTTCTCAAGGAGCAGGTTGTCCAGGACACCGTTGTCCCCAGGAACATAAGGCGCGCCGCCGAGCAGGCCATAGAAGCCCTCCTCGACGAGAGCAAGGAGCCCGCCGTCAGGGCGGCCGATGCCATAGCCATCCTGGAAGAAATAAGCGAGGACCCGAACATGCCCATGCACACGAGGACGATCATCTGGGAAGTCCTCGGTGCCCTTGAGCAGGTCAAGTGA
- the queC gene encoding 7-cyano-7-deazaguanine synthase QueC has product MKRAVVLFSGGLDSTACLYWAKRNYEEVIMLVINYGSNEERVTNKVAEFFSKELGVPLKIVRLDFLEEFSKLRGTTLVGGETPKVSAEELEDLSVAQETAKSVWVPARNVVLISVAASLLDALGGGDIIVGFNAEEGTTFPDNTPEFVEKMNEMLKYGTMAEVKVVAPLIDLDKKGIAKLLKELGAKYEYSNSCYMPKGFTEDGKPVHCGECESCVRRHRGLMEALGEDRTVYAVEPRI; this is encoded by the coding sequence ATGAAGCGCGCGGTTGTTTTGTTCTCCGGTGGACTGGACTCAACGGCCTGCCTCTACTGGGCCAAGAGAAACTACGAGGAAGTCATAATGCTGGTAATCAACTACGGGAGCAACGAGGAGCGCGTTACGAACAAAGTTGCTGAGTTCTTCTCTAAGGAGCTCGGTGTGCCTCTGAAGATCGTCAGGCTCGACTTCCTCGAGGAGTTCTCCAAACTGAGAGGAACGACCCTGGTTGGCGGCGAAACTCCAAAGGTCAGCGCGGAGGAGCTTGAGGACTTGAGCGTTGCACAGGAAACTGCGAAAAGCGTCTGGGTTCCGGCAAGGAACGTCGTTCTCATAAGCGTCGCCGCTTCGCTCCTCGATGCGCTCGGAGGGGGCGATATAATAGTCGGCTTCAACGCTGAAGAGGGAACAACGTTCCCAGACAACACGCCCGAGTTCGTCGAGAAAATGAACGAAATGCTGAAGTACGGCACCATGGCCGAAGTAAAAGTCGTTGCACCGCTCATTGACCTCGACAAGAAGGGGATAGCGAAGCTTTTGAAGGAGCTCGGCGCCAAGTACGAGTACTCCAACTCCTGCTATATGCCGAAGGGCTTCACCGAGGACGGAAAGCCGGTGCACTGTGGCGAGTGTGAGAGCTGCGTCAGGAGGCACCGCGGGCTTATGGAGGCTCTCGGCGAGGACAGGACGGTCTACGCTGTTGAGCCGAGGATTTAA
- a CDS encoding PIN domain-containing protein, with protein MGGLAVVDTNVLLYSINRSSKRYQETRDLIASLNKIVIPTVVVYELLWNLATAGVSPKEAKGIISRILLNERVSLADDRRYLLSAFELFGNFGLKHYNDSVILAIAREVGTLATYDKKLRKRASKFNITLLPGVIE; from the coding sequence ATGGGAGGATTAGCCGTTGTTGATACCAACGTTCTCCTTTATTCAATCAACCGGAGCTCCAAGAGGTATCAAGAGACGAGAGACCTGATAGCTTCCCTCAATAAAATCGTGATACCCACGGTCGTTGTTTACGAACTTCTCTGGAACCTGGCCACGGCGGGGGTATCTCCTAAAGAGGCGAAGGGAATAATCTCCAGAATCCTATTAAACGAAAGAGTCAGCTTGGCTGATGATAGGCGGTACCTACTTTCAGCCTTTGAGCTCTTTGGAAACTTTGGCCTGAAACACTACAACGACTCCGTAATCCTTGCGATAGCCAGAGAAGTCGGAACCCTCGCAACCTACGACAAAAAGCTTAGAAAGAGAGCTTCCAAGTTTAATATCACACTGCTTCCAGGGGTGATAGAATGA
- a CDS encoding aldolase, whose protein sequence is MSRVIKAQLVKYSRLAHERGLTAAFGGNLSIRKGNLVFIKATGAVMDDMTREQVAVIDMSGRQLSGVRPSSEYRLHLAVYRNRPDVKAIAHLHPPYSIAASTLVSGELPIITPEAEIYLKRIPVVPFRPAGTQELADIVAEAVLQSDAIIMERHGIVTVGRTLREAFYKAELVEESARLWYLTERE, encoded by the coding sequence ATGAGCCGGGTAATAAAGGCACAGCTGGTGAAGTACTCCCGGCTCGCCCACGAGCGCGGTCTTACCGCGGCATTCGGAGGGAACCTGAGCATCAGAAAGGGGAACCTCGTCTTCATCAAGGCCACAGGGGCTGTGATGGACGATATGACCAGGGAGCAGGTGGCAGTTATAGACATGAGCGGAAGGCAGCTCTCCGGGGTGAGGCCGTCCTCGGAGTACAGGCTCCACCTCGCAGTTTACAGGAACCGGCCGGACGTTAAGGCAATAGCCCACCTCCATCCACCATACTCCATAGCCGCATCGACGCTCGTCAGCGGCGAGTTGCCAATAATAACCCCCGAGGCTGAGATATACCTCAAAAGAATCCCGGTGGTCCCGTTCAGGCCCGCTGGAACCCAGGAGCTGGCGGATATCGTTGCCGAGGCGGTACTCCAGTCGGACGCCATCATAATGGAGAGGCACGGGATAGTCACCGTCGGGAGAACCCTCAGAGAGGCGTTCTACAAGGCGGAACTCGTCGAGGAGAGCGCCCGGCTGTGGTACCTTACGGAAAGGGAGTAA
- a CDS encoding AbrB/MazE/SpoVT family DNA-binding domain-containing protein yields the protein MPVTKVTRNYQITIPAEIRKALGIKEGEYLSVELRGDEIVIKKAEMEWPSLDLGRDFTPEEIEMNTRKALTEASEWED from the coding sequence ATGCCAGTCACCAAGGTGACACGGAACTACCAGATAACGATTCCGGCGGAGATAAGGAAGGCACTGGGGATCAAGGAGGGGGAGTACCTCAGCGTTGAACTAAGGGGGGACGAGATAGTCATCAAGAAGGCCGAGATGGAGTGGCCGAGCCTGGACCTTGGAAGGGACTTCACTCCCGAGGAGATAGAAATGAATACACGGAAGGCTCTAACGGAGGCTTCAGAATGGGAGGATTAG
- a CDS encoding dihydroorotate dehydrogenase: protein MVRLSVEVAGLKLENPLILASGVNDKTPEQWIRAHEEGAGGVVTKSIGIEPRAGYDNPTIVELPYGLINAMGLPNPGWKGFLEMVEGYTFDFPLIVSIFGGTPEEFAFLAEKLSEVANAFELNLSCPHAKGYGMEIGQRPEMVYEVVKAVKDATDKPVIAKLTPNIDDIKKLGLAAEKAGADAVAAINTLKAIAIDVYARRPILSNRVGGYSGPGVKPVALRAVYDLTKTLDIPVIGMGGITTWRDAVEFLLAGASALQIGTAVSLRGWRVFREINEGIRRYLEEEGFSSVREIVGLALE from the coding sequence ATGGTGAGGCTTTCCGTTGAGGTCGCCGGTCTTAAGCTTGAAAACCCGCTTATTCTCGCCTCGGGGGTAAACGATAAGACCCCTGAACAGTGGATACGCGCTCATGAGGAAGGTGCTGGCGGCGTCGTTACCAAGTCCATCGGAATCGAGCCGAGGGCAGGTTACGACAATCCAACGATTGTGGAGCTTCCCTACGGCCTGATAAACGCGATGGGCCTTCCGAATCCCGGCTGGAAGGGCTTTCTGGAGATGGTTGAAGGCTACACCTTTGACTTTCCGCTGATAGTCTCGATATTCGGCGGAACGCCGGAGGAGTTTGCCTTTCTCGCTGAGAAGCTGAGCGAAGTGGCCAATGCCTTCGAGCTCAACCTCAGCTGTCCGCACGCAAAGGGCTACGGCATGGAAATCGGCCAGAGACCGGAGATGGTCTACGAGGTCGTCAAAGCCGTTAAGGACGCGACGGACAAGCCCGTTATAGCGAAGCTCACGCCAAACATAGACGACATAAAGAAGCTCGGTCTGGCAGCTGAAAAGGCCGGTGCAGATGCGGTCGCAGCCATAAACACGCTGAAGGCGATAGCGATAGACGTCTACGCGAGGAGGCCGATACTGAGCAACAGGGTCGGCGGCTACTCCGGGCCGGGTGTTAAGCCCGTAGCTCTTAGGGCCGTCTATGACCTTACCAAAACCCTCGACATTCCCGTCATTGGGATGGGCGGCATAACCACCTGGAGAGATGCTGTGGAGTTCCTTCTCGCTGGAGCCTCGGCGCTCCAGATAGGCACTGCCGTCTCGCTCCGCGGGTGGAGGGTCTTCCGGGAGATAAACGAGGGAATTAGGAGATACCTTGAGGAGGAGGGCTTTTCGAGCGTTAGAGAGATAGTCGGGCTTGCCCTCGAGTGA
- a CDS encoding FAD-dependent oxidoreductase: MRLTEHPVLHFKRGREVTIYFEGQPIKAYEGETIATALHAAGIRVLNYSQNSERPRGLFCAIGKCSSCLMVVNGIPNVRTCITLVEDGMTIERQRGKAELPRDAKPPEWKDAKVVKADIVIIGGGPAGLMAAIHAADAGAKIVLLDENPMLGGQLVKQTHKFFGKREQFAGVRGVEIARILEDEVRRRENVEVFLGTSAVGIFQDGDEKLVLAVKNNRELIEFRGRAVIVATGAMEKMIPFENNDLPGIYGAGAIQTLMNTYGVKPGDKVLIVGAGNVGLILAYQLIQAGVEVKAIVEAMPKVGGYFVHAAKVRRLGVPILTRHTILRAEGKERVERAVVAQLDENWNVIPGTEKVFEVDVIALAVGLRPSIELLHQVGCQIKYIRELSGHVAVRDEWMETTVRGIFVAGDSAGIEEATTAMLEGKIAGIAAALRLGIADESWVKEIEKAQRDLDEFRSGPFGRHAMEGVKKALVVRE, encoded by the coding sequence GTGCGCCTAACTGAACATCCTGTTCTACATTTTAAGCGTGGAAGAGAGGTAACAATCTACTTCGAAGGACAACCGATCAAAGCCTATGAGGGAGAAACAATAGCAACGGCACTCCACGCCGCGGGAATACGGGTTCTCAATTATTCTCAGAACTCCGAACGTCCGCGGGGGCTTTTCTGCGCCATAGGGAAGTGCTCCTCCTGTTTGATGGTTGTTAACGGAATCCCCAACGTCAGGACGTGCATAACCCTCGTCGAGGATGGCATGACCATAGAGCGTCAGAGAGGGAAGGCCGAGCTCCCGAGGGACGCCAAGCCGCCGGAGTGGAAGGACGCCAAGGTCGTGAAGGCAGATATCGTCATCATTGGGGGTGGGCCCGCCGGACTGATGGCGGCAATCCATGCGGCCGATGCTGGAGCAAAGATCGTTCTTCTCGACGAGAACCCGATGCTCGGCGGCCAGCTCGTCAAGCAGACCCACAAGTTCTTTGGCAAACGCGAGCAGTTCGCTGGAGTGAGGGGCGTCGAGATAGCCAGGATTCTGGAGGATGAAGTCAGAAGAAGGGAGAACGTCGAGGTCTTCCTCGGAACTTCGGCGGTGGGAATATTCCAAGATGGGGATGAGAAGCTCGTCCTGGCCGTCAAAAACAACCGCGAGCTCATAGAGTTCCGTGGAAGGGCCGTCATCGTTGCCACCGGTGCGATGGAGAAGATGATTCCCTTTGAGAACAACGATCTGCCCGGAATCTACGGCGCCGGAGCCATTCAGACCCTCATGAACACCTACGGGGTGAAGCCAGGCGACAAGGTTCTAATCGTTGGTGCGGGCAATGTGGGACTTATTCTGGCGTATCAGCTCATCCAGGCTGGAGTTGAAGTCAAGGCTATAGTCGAGGCGATGCCGAAGGTGGGAGGCTACTTCGTTCACGCGGCCAAGGTTAGGCGCTTGGGCGTTCCGATACTGACCAGGCACACTATTCTTCGCGCTGAAGGAAAGGAGAGGGTCGAGAGGGCCGTCGTTGCTCAGCTCGACGAGAACTGGAACGTCATTCCCGGAACGGAGAAGGTCTTCGAGGTCGATGTGATAGCCCTTGCCGTTGGCCTGAGGCCGAGCATAGAGCTCCTCCACCAGGTAGGCTGCCAGATAAAATACATCCGGGAGCTCAGCGGCCACGTGGCAGTTCGCGACGAGTGGATGGAGACAACCGTGAGAGGCATCTTCGTGGCCGGCGATTCCGCCGGAATAGAGGAGGCTACCACTGCAATGCTGGAGGGCAAGATAGCAGGAATAGCCGCTGCCCTGAGGCTCGGC